CCAGGGCAAGGGCGGCGATCAGTGCGGCAAGTGCACCAAGGGACATGGGGTATTCCTCCTTGAAACCGTAACCTCAATGGTGAATGACAGTATAACCGATTGGGGTTATTTGGCAAGAAAAGCCGGTAACCGGTTATATGCCGCACCCTGTTCCGGGACTTTACAAATGCGGACGCGATGGTCATACTGTCAAACCACGCTTGCGTTCATCCATCTCCGGAGTACAGGTCGACCCTTCCATGCCGCACGATCAGATCATCATCAAAGGTGCCAACGAGCACAACCTCAAATGCATCGACGTCACCATTCCCCGGGACCAGCTGGTGGTGATCACCGGCCTGTCCGGTTCCGGCAAGTCCACCCTGGCCTTTGACACCATCTACGCCGAAGGGCAGCGCCGTTACGTGGAATCGTTGTCCGCCTACGCCCGCCAGTTCCTTGAGCAGATGGAAAAGCCGGACGTGGAGTCCATCGAGGGGCTGTCCCCGGCCATCTCCATCGAGCAGAAGACCACCTCCAAAAACCCCCGCTCCACCGTCGGCACGGTGACGGAGATTTACGACTACCTGCGCCTGCTCTTTGCCCGCATCGGCCGGCCCCACTGCTATTGCTGCGGCAAGCCGATCACGGCCCAGACCGTGTCCCAGATGGTGGACCGGATCATGGCACTGCCGGAGGGGACGAAACTTTTGCTGCTTTCCCCCATGATCCGGGGACGCAAGGGGGAGTACAAGAAAGAGCTGCAGCAGTTGCGCAAGGAGGGGTTCACCCGGGTGGTGATCGACGGGGTCCAGCGGGAGCTGACCGAGGAGATCGAGCTGGACAAGAAGAAAAAGCACGATATCGACATCGTGGTGGACCGGCTGGTGGTGAAGGAGGGGATCGCCCGGCGTCTGGCCGACTCCCTGGAGACCGCACTGGGCCATGCCGAGGGGGTTGTGACCGTGGAAATCGTGGAGGGCGAGCGGCTGACCTTTTCGGAAAAGTTCGCCTGCACCGACTGCGGCATCTCCTACCCCGAGATCGCGCCGCGGATGTTTTCCTTCAACAACCCCTACGGCGCCTGCCCTGACTGCACCGGCCTGGGCACCCGGATGTACTTCGATGCCGAGATGGTGGTGCCCAACCCGGAGCTGTCCCTGCGGGAAGGGGCCATCGCCCCCTGGGAGAAGCGGCTGGGCAGCCCGTTCCACCAGATGATTCTGGAGTGCCTGGCCCAGGAGTTTCGCTTCGACCTCACCACGCCGTTCCGTGAGCTGCCGGAGACGGTACGGAGCATGCTGCTGCAGGGCACCGGCGAGCAGGAGGTGACCTTCTGGTGGGAGGACAACCGGGGCAAGCGCCATACCTACAAGAAGACCTTCGAGGGGGTGCTGAACAACCTGGAACGCCGTTACCGGGAGACCGATTCCGAGGCGGTGCGGGAGGAGCTGGCTCCCTACATGAACGTCATGCCCTGCCCCACCTGCAACGGTGCCCGCCTGAAGCCGGAGGCCCTGCATATCCGGGTGGCGGACCGTACCATCCAGCAGGTGACCGCCCTGGCCATCAGGGACTGCCTGGCGTTCTTCACCACCCTGGAGCTGACCGACAAGGAGCAGGAGATCGCCCGGCGGATTCTGAAGGAGATCCGGGAGCGGCTGGGGTTCCTGGTGAACGTGGGGCTGGACTACCTTTCCCTGGACCGCACCGCCGGCACCCTGTCCGGCGGCGAAGGGCAGCGGATCAGGCTGGCCACCCAGATCGGCTCCTCCCTGGTGGGGGTGCTGTACATCCTGGACGAGCCCTCCATTGGTCTGCACCAGCGGGACAACGACCGGCTGCTGGCCACCCTGCGCCATCTGCGGGATATCGGCAACACCGTGCTGGTGGTGGAGCATGACGAGGACACCATCCTGGCGGCGGATCATGTGATCGACATGGGGCCCGGCGCCGGGGTCCACGGCGGGGAAGTGGTGGCCCAGGGGACTCCCCGGCAGATCATGGACAATCCGGCGTCGCTCACCGGCCGCTACCTGTCCGGGGATCTGACCATTGCTGTGCCGAAAAAGCGGCGCAAGGCGGAACGCCATATCACCATTCTGGGCGCTGCGGAGAACAACCTGAAGGGGATCGACGTGGAACTGCCCCTGGGGGTGATGACTTGCGTCACCGGGGTCTCCGGCTCCGGCAAATCCACCCTGGTGATCGACACCCTGCACAAGGTGCTCTCCCAGCGGCTCTACCGCAGCCGGGAAAAGGCCGGCGCCTGTCGTGACATCCTGGGGCTGGAGTACCTGGACAAGGTGATCAACATCGACCAGTCCCCCATCGGCCGCACCCCCCGCAGCAACCCGGCTACCTACACCGGCGTGTTCGGCGATATCCGCGACCTGTTCGCCGGGCTGCCGGAGTCCAAGGTGCGGGGTTACAAGCCGGGCCGCTACTCCTTCAACGTCAAGGGGGGACGCTGCGAGGCCTGCGCCGGGGACGGCATCATCAAGATCGAGATGCACTTCCTGCCCGATGTCTACGTGCAGTGCGACGTCTGCCACGGGGCCCGCTACAACCGGGAGACCCTGGAGGTGCTGTACAAGGGGAAATCCATCGCCGATGTGCTGAACATGACCGTGGAGCAGGCGGTGGAGTTCCTGGGGGCCATCCCCCGCATCAAGAACAAACTGCAGACCCTGCTGGAGGTGGGGCTGGGTTACATCACCCTGGGGCAGTCGGCCACCACCCTGTCCGGCGGCGAGGCCCAGCGGGTGAAGCTGGCCAAGGAACTGTCCCGCCGGGCCACGGGCCGCACCATTTACATCCTGGACGAGCCGACCACCGGCCTGCATTTCGAGGATATCCGCAAGCTGCTGGAGGTGCTGCACCGCTTGGTGGAGGCCGGCAACACCATCGTGATCATCGAACATAATCTGGATGTGATCAAAACCGCCGACTGGCTCATCGATCTGGGGCCGGAGGGGGGAGATCGGGGAGGCGAGGTGGTGGCTGCCGGCACTCCGGAGCAGATAGCGAAGGTAACCAGGTCATGGACCGGAAAATTCCTGAGGAAAATGCTATGAGCGAACGGGAAACCAGGAAAACGAAGCGGGTTGTCATCGTGGGGATGGGGTTTGGCGGCATCCGGGCCGCCCAGTGCCTGGCCGATTGCGGTCTCGAGGTGGTGCTGGTGGACCGGAACAACTATCACCTGTTTCAGCCGCTGCTCTACCAGGTGGCCACCGCCGGTCTGGAGCAGGAGTCCATCGCCTACCCGGTGCGGGCCCTGATTCGGGGCTGGAAGAACCTCTCCTTCCGGATGACCGAGGTCACCGGGCTCAGTCTGGAAGACCGCTACGTGCAGACCGAAGCGGGGGGGATCGCCTACGACTACCTGATCCTGGCCGGGGGGAGCGAGACCAACTACTTCGGCAACAAGGGGGTTGAGCAGCACGCCTTTGACCTGAAGCGGCTGCCTGATGCCGAATCGTTGCGTAACACCATCCTGGGGATCTTCGAGCAGGCGGTGCAGGTGCGTGACCCGGAGCTGCGACGGCAACTGCTGACCTTCGTGGTGGTGGGGGGCGGCCCCACCGGGGTGGAGTTTGCCGGCGCCCTGTCGGAACTGATCCGTTACGTGTTCCGCAAGGACTACCCGACCCTGGATCTGGATGAAAGCCGGGTCATTCTGCTGGAGGCGGCCCCTGCCATCCTGCTGGCCATGCCGGAAAAACTGCGGGAGTACGCCAAAAAAAACCTCGAACGGATGGGCGTGGAGGTGCGCTGTAACACCATGGTGGCCGACGCCGGGCCCGGAACCGTGACCCTGGCCGGCGGCGAGGTGATCGTGGCCCGCACCCTGTTCTGGTCCGCAGGCGTCAAGGCGGCTCCCCTGGCCGGCATGGTTCCCGGCGACAAGGGGCCCGGCGGCCGGATACCGGTGAATCCCGACCTCTCCCTGCCGGGGTACGACGGGGTCTTCGTGGTGGGGGATATGGCCCTGGTGATGCAGGACGGCAAGCCGCTGCCGATGGTGGCACCGGTGGCGATGCAGCAGGGACGCTACGCGGCCCGGGCCATCCTGCAACGGGAACAGGGGGGGCAGCCGGAACCGTTCCGCTACCGGGACAAGGGGAGCATGGCCACCATCGGCCGCAGCTCCGCCGTGGCCACCGGCTTCGGTGTCTCTCTGTCCGGCTACTTTGCCTGGCTGGCTTGGCTGTTCCTGCACCTGTACTACCTGATCGGCTTCCGGAACCGGATCGTGGTGCTCCTGAATTGGGCTTGGTACTACTGGTTCCACGAGCGCCAGGTCCGGCTGATCACCACCCCGGAGTGCACCGAACCGGTGCTGCCAAAGGAGAACAACCATGGTTAAGACAGCAACCTTCGAGGCGTTGCTGGAGTCGCTGGTGGAGGACGGCGAAGGGTACCTGTTCACCCTTGAGGGGAAAAACTACCGGATCACGGACCGGGATGAGGTCCGGCGCATCGCGGAGGAGCACGGCTACATCATCATCTACTGAACCTGCTGCTGCAGTATTCTGTAACGCCCTTCTTCACCCGCTGCCGGTGGGCAGGCCGGCCGCGTCCGTAGGCCTGTTGTTTCAGCAACCATCGGCATCAGGCAACGACGCGGTCCTGTTTCAATGCCATGATCCGTCGGCAAGCCTGATCGATCCGTTCCCGCGGTATCCGTCCCGTTTCTACCAGCTTCAGCAGCAGTTCGATGGTGCGGGGTACGATGTCCGGCTGATAGGCCTTGTCGTTGGCCACCACCAGCAGGTCAACCCCGGCGTTGATCGCTTTTTCCACGGCAGTTTCGTAACGGTAGTGCCGCATGATGGCTCCCATGTACAGATCGTCGCTGACCACCACGCCGTCAAAGCCGAGTCGCTTGCGCAGAATGCCGTCAATGGTTGCTTTGGACAGGGTTGCGGGGTAGTCCGGATCAATGGCGGTATTGAAGGTGTGGGCGGTCATCACCATGTCACACAGCTCCCGCTGAATCAGGTTCCGGTAGGGACGCAGCTCACCGTCGCTCCAGGAACGGGTCACATCCGTCAGCCCCAGGTGCGAATCATGGTGGGAGCTGCCGTGACCGGGGAAATGCTTCAGGCAGGTCAGGATGCGGTGCCTGCGGTGACTGGCGATGAACGTCGCCGCATGGGCTGTCACCACGGCAGGGTCGGCTGAAAAGCTGCGCTCCTTGAAGGCGATCACCGGGTTGTCCGGGTTGAGATTCAGGTCCACCACCGGTGCCAGGTTCAGGTTGAAGCCGTACTCTGCCAGGGTGGCGGCGATGCTGTCGGCAGCGGAGCGGGTCAACTCCGACCGGTTCTGTTCTCCCAGGTAGCGGGCCGAGAGCGACGGGGGAAAGCCGGAACGCTCCTTCAAGCGGGCAACTAAGCCCCCTTCCTGGTCCACGGCGATGAAGAGCGGTACCGCTGCGGCTTCGCGCAGGGCCGTGGTCAGGGCTTTCGTTTGGGCTGGGGCAGTGATGTTGCGGCCGGTAACTCCCTGGTCTACATTATTGTCGAACAACACCACGCCGCCGACACCGTGGACCTGGACTGTCTGGTGGATCGGGCTGCCGGGAGCAAGCGTCTCGCCGGGGAACCCTATCAGCAGCATCTGAGCCAGTTTGCGTTCCAGCGACCAGCTCTGCGGAGTCGACAATACCGTGCCGGGAACGGTAGGGGTGACGGCGCAGCCGCCCAACAGGCCGGGCAAGAGCAACGATGTTCCGGCCAGGACGCTGCTTTTTAAAAAAGTACGGCGGGTGCAGGAGGGCATGGCAGGGTCAGGTGAAGGATGCCAGGGCATCGGCGACGGTGGGGTATATCGGAAAGATTGAACCGAAGCCGGATATGTCGAACACGTCCTTGACGGTGCCGGTGATCCGGGCGAAGCGAACCTCTCCCGCCGCAGCCTTGAGGGCCTTTGCGGTCGTCAGCAGCGCCCGCAGGCCGGCACTGCTGATGTAGTCCAGGCTGCCGAAGTCAATGACGACCCTCGTGTCGCCGCTGGCGATCAGTTCATGCAGTTTCCCTTCGTAGGTCGGCGTGGTGATTGCATCCATTCTGCCGGCGATGGACAGTACGATGCCGCCTGCCTCCCGATGTTCCCGTATCTCCATTGTCTGCTCCGTTTGTGGTGGGGTGTGCTGCAACACAGGTCCGCGATAGGCGTGGTGCAGTCAAGTCGTCAAGCTGTCTGTTTTGATACGTGCCGGTTCCGAACTGCTGCCCATTCGAACGTTGTGCGCTACACGTTTAGTCCCCTTTGGGGGTGAGGCGAAGGATAGCGGAAAACATGGCCTCATGCTCACTCTGTGAGACGGACACGACCATTTCCACCTCGAAACAGCGACCGCAGACGTCCCGCAGGGTCTGGCGGCTGGCGTTGCCCAGCACTTGGCTGCTGCCGGCGGAAAAGTAGTCTTCAAGACCCTGCCTGAGCGGCAACGGATCTTCCATGAAGTCGAAAATGCACTGGCCGAGCAGCTCCTCCCGAGTGAGGCCGAACAGCTTTTCGGCCTTTTGATTGGCAATAACGATCTTGCCGTCGGGCAGGAACGTAACGATGGGCGACTGGGCGATTTCGATGAAGTTACGGTAGCGCTCATCCGATTCGGCCCGTTGCCGGGTACGTCGTTCCAGTTCGGCCATCAGATCGTTGAACGCCTCCACCAGGCGACCGATTTCGTCATGTCCCCGCGGTTCGATACGGGTGGAGAATGTGCCGGACCGGGTCACGGTGGCAATTCCTTCCGCAACCCGGGAAACCGGTGCGAGGATGGTGCGATGGATCAGCCAGCCGGTCAGCAGGACCAGCACCAGCAGGATACTCCCCTGCAACGCCTGCTCCTGGGCGAGGTTGTGCAGTATTCTGTTGTGCAGCGCCTCAAGCGGCACGGATACCGATATGGCGCCGATCAGCTCTCCGGTCCGATAGTTGTAGGAAGGGTGTCCCTTGGGAAAGCGCTGCTGCACGAAGCGGGGGGCCGTTTCGAAACTGCCATGGCACACGAGACAGGATTGTTCGGCCACCATGGGGAGCAGGTAGCGCAGGGTTTCAGCGCCGTTCTGGCTGACCACCTCGTAGCGCTCCGCGATACTCGCATCGGCAAACTGTCTGAGCACTGCCTGTTCATAGGGGTCCGGGCGGTTCAGCGGATTACGGAAGCGTTGGGATACTTGGCGAACGTAATAGGGGGTTCCCTTGGTCAGGCGCTGGGTAATGCGGGTCGCTGCAACCTGGGGAATCAACTCATAGTTCTGCTCAGCCTGCTCCGCCCTGACCACCGATGAAAGGTGTTCACGGGTCTCCACGATCTGGCGGGCAATGGTCCGTGCCTTTTCCACCGATTCCTGGAGCAGCATCTCCTGGTCATGGTGATAGGAGGTCCAGGCCAGGACGATGAGGAGAACGATCAACAGCAGGCTGATGATCAGGGTCAGTTTTGCGGTGATGCGCATGGCGGCCTCGTGGGCGTCGTGGTGACTGTTGCGGGAAGTATAGCCGGAACAGGGCAATTGGCAACACTGCCATGGCGGCTGGTTGCAGAAAATCCGTTTGGTAAAAATCTTGAACCAGGGAGACGAATCGGGTATTTTTATTTAATTAAGCATAGTTCCCCGAAAAACGGGAGGAAAGTCGGTTCCCATGTCTCACGAACAAAAGACAGCTCGTCGCATTCCGCACCAACGCCGGGGCTTTTTTTCCACCCTGCTGTTGATTGTCGTCACGCTGGTTGTCGTTACCCTGCTGGGGATTGGCGGGTATGTTGCCTTCCTGATGGCGAAGCTCCCCAAGGTTGACCGGCTGGCGGACTACAAACCGCCGGTGGTTTCCCAAGTGTATGGCGATGACGGTACGCTGGTGGGGGAGTTCTACCTGGAACGGCGGATCGTGGTGCCGGTGAACCGGATGCCCCGCAAGCTGATCCAGGCATTTGTCGCTGCGGAGGACGCCAATTTTTACTCCCACAAGGGAATCGACTATATCGGTATCGTGCGGGCCGCCTTCAAGAACCTGATCACCATGCGCAAGAAGGAAGGGGCGTCCACCATCACCCAGCAGGTAACCAAGACCATGCTGCTGACGCCGGAGAAAAAGCTCTCCCGTAAAATCAAGGAAGCAATCCTGGCGAAACGGATGGAGGAACGGCTGACCAAGGACGAGATCCTCTACCTGTATCTCAACCAGATTTATCTCGGCGCCGGTGCCTACGGCGTCGAGGCGGCGGCGGAAACCTACTTCGGCAAATCGGTCGATCAGCTGAGTCTGGCCGAAATGGCCATCCTGGCCGGTCTGCCCAAGGCACCCAACGCTTATTCTCCCATCAAGAACCTGGCCAGGGCCAAGGAACGTCAAAACTACGTGCTGGAACGAATGGTAGCGGAGGGATACATCACCCAGGCCGAGGCTGAACATGCCCGTAAGACGCCGCTGACGATCCTGCCCGGACGCCGGGCCATGAACGACCAGGTGGCCTATTTCCTGGAGCAGATGCGTATCTACCTGGAGTCGCGGTACGGCGAGGACCAGCTCTACAAGGGGGGGCTGAAGATCTATACCACCATGAACGCCGCCATGCAGCGGGCGGCCTACGAGTCGGTGCGGGCCGGACTGAAAGCGGTGGACAAGCGCCAGGGGTTCAGGGGAGCGTTGAAATATCTCAAGCAGGAAGAGGTTGAGGGGTATTGCAACAAGGTTGAGGAAGGGATTGATAGCGCCGCCCTCAAGCAGGGAGACACCTATACCGGTGTGATCGTAGGGATAAATCCTTCCAAGGGGGAGGCGCTGGTACGGGTGGGGGATCGTACCGGTCTGTTGGCCCGCAAGGGCATGGCCTGGGCCGGCCGGCTGAACCTGCTGAACAACTATGGCAAGCCGGACAAGCCGTCGAAAGCACTGCCGCTGGGGGCGGTGGTTGAGGTGCAGGTCGTTACGCCCGATGTCAACCGCCAGGGGGCAGTGTTCGAGTTGGACCAGACGCCGGAGGTACAGGGGGCGCTGGTCTCCATTGATCCGACGACCGGCGGCATTAAGGCCATGATTGGCGGCTATGACTTCCGCAAGAGTCAGTTTAACCGTGCGGTACAGGCCAAGCGCAATGCCGGGTCGGCCTTCAAGCCGATCATCTATGCGGCTGCTTTGGAAAAAGGGTTCACCGCAGCGACGGTCATCGAGGACTCCGAGGTGGAATACCCTGCCGGACTGGGCAAAACCTGGAAGCCGAGGAACTACGACAATACCTATCGCGGTCCGGTCACCATGCGGGAGGCGTTGACCCAGTCCATCAACGTGGTCAGTGTAAAGATACTGGAGCGGATCGGGGTCGACTACGCAGTGGAGTTTGCGAAGCGGCTCGGCTTCACCTCGAAGATCGAGCCCAATCTTTCTCTGGCCCTGGGGGCAGCCAGTGTGTCGCCGCTGGAATTGACATCCGCCTATACGGCGTTTGCCAACAAAGGGGTCTATCTGCGGCCATTCTCCATTGTCAAGGTCACCGATAATGCCGGCACCATACTGGAGCAGCGGCCGGCACAGGTCGTGCCGCCACCACCACCGGCCGTGCCGACGGAAGCCGTCGACGGTCAGCAGCCGGCAGTACCGGCTCCGCCCAAGCAGCCAGCCCTGCCGTCCGACGGAGCCCCGCTGGTCCCGCCGCCTTCCCAGGCCACCACACCCGAAGTCGCCTACCTGATCACCAACCTGATGGAGTCGGTGGTGCAAAGCGGTACCGGACACCGGGCAGCCGCCATCAAGCGTCCCGTTGCCGGTAAAACCGGTACCACCAATGAGATGAAGGACGCTTGGTTCATCGGTTACGTTCCGCAACTGGTGACCGGCGTCTGGGTTGGCTTCGACAACCAGGAGCGTTCGCTGGGCTCCGGCGGCTCCGGTGGGCTGGCGGCCGCCCCTATCTGGGCTGATTTCATGATGAAGGCGGTAGCCGGCATGCCGGTCCAGGCATTCGAAACGCCTGAAAGCGTTTCCATGGTCAGGGTCAATGCCAGAAGCGGCAAACTTGCCCGGGGGAGCGAAGGAGTTCAGGAGTCGTTCATCAAGGGAACGGAGCCGACGGCCTACGAGGGAGAGTGATCCGGCACTTCCGTCTGTGCCGATTCGACAGTATCGCGGGTGATCTCCTCGGCAATGCCGCTCTTTCTGGAGATCACCCGCTTGATTTTTTTCCAGTCAACCCGGTCGGCAAGCCCCCGGCTGCGGATCAGGCTGTGGGCCTCCCGTTCAATTCCCTTGGTTTTTTCATAGATGTCGCCATGAACTTCCATAAAGACTCGCCCACCCTCGGTTGTCACCAGTTTGACGGGGCGATAGATGATTTCTCCCGTTGTGTTCACCCTGACCAGTTTGAACAATTCCTCCATCCGTTCCGGATAGACCCGTATGCAGCCGTGGCTGGCGAAGGTGTAGATCGACCAGGGCTTGGTGGTGCTGTGAATCAGGATGCCGGGCAGCGAGGTCTTTATGGCATACTTGCCCAAGGGGTTTTCCGGCCCCGGCGGTACACTGGTGATGACCTCCTTCCCCTCCAGGCGCATTTCTTCCTGAATGGAAGGTGGGACCGTCCACGTGGGGTCCTTATCTTTGGCGAGGATTTTAAAGCGGCCGGTGGGGGTCTGCCAGACGAACTGCTCGGTTTTGGTGGGGGTGCCCAGGGCGACGGGGGTTGAAAACGCCAGTTTTCCCTTCTGGAACAGATAAAGCATCCGGTCGGGGATGTTGATGATGATACCGTCTTTAAGGCGATGTTCCGGTACGATACGGCGGTTGTTGTAGCGCAGCACCTGTCCGATGGCAAGCTTTGCGGTGCTGCTCAGATCGTTCATAGTGGCGAGCTGGCCGCGACTCACTCCCAGCTTTGCAGCCACAATACGCAGGGTGTCGCCTTTGACCACCCGGTACTCACCAATAGTGCCGACAAGTCGGTTGGATGTAACAGGCTCTTCCGGGGGCGGTGGCTGGAGCTCTTCGCTCGGCTGGTTGGATATGGCTGAGGAGGCCGGCTGTTGCACAAGGGGCTGTGGTAGTGCAGCCGTCAGGTGCTGCCGGATCAGGAGGCCCTTTTGTGCGGCCAGGCGGTAGTGGCGCTCGGCATTCTCGGTGTCGCCGGTCCGATGGTACAGGTCCGCAGTGGCCATGGTTTCGTCAAGGCTGCGCATCTCGTCGGGGAATCGTTTGTGCGCCCCATCCTGTCGCAGGTGCACCAGCATATCCATTGTTTCCGTACGCAGGTCTGTATCCGCAGCAATGGCGGCGGCAGTGA
The window above is part of the Trichlorobacter ammonificans genome. Proteins encoded here:
- the uvrA gene encoding excinuclease ABC subunit UvrA → MPHDQIIIKGANEHNLKCIDVTIPRDQLVVITGLSGSGKSTLAFDTIYAEGQRRYVESLSAYARQFLEQMEKPDVESIEGLSPAISIEQKTTSKNPRSTVGTVTEIYDYLRLLFARIGRPHCYCCGKPITAQTVSQMVDRIMALPEGTKLLLLSPMIRGRKGEYKKELQQLRKEGFTRVVIDGVQRELTEEIELDKKKKHDIDIVVDRLVVKEGIARRLADSLETALGHAEGVVTVEIVEGERLTFSEKFACTDCGISYPEIAPRMFSFNNPYGACPDCTGLGTRMYFDAEMVVPNPELSLREGAIAPWEKRLGSPFHQMILECLAQEFRFDLTTPFRELPETVRSMLLQGTGEQEVTFWWEDNRGKRHTYKKTFEGVLNNLERRYRETDSEAVREELAPYMNVMPCPTCNGARLKPEALHIRVADRTIQQVTALAIRDCLAFFTTLELTDKEQEIARRILKEIRERLGFLVNVGLDYLSLDRTAGTLSGGEGQRIRLATQIGSSLVGVLYILDEPSIGLHQRDNDRLLATLRHLRDIGNTVLVVEHDEDTILAADHVIDMGPGAGVHGGEVVAQGTPRQIMDNPASLTGRYLSGDLTIAVPKKRRKAERHITILGAAENNLKGIDVELPLGVMTCVTGVSGSGKSTLVIDTLHKVLSQRLYRSREKAGACRDILGLEYLDKVINIDQSPIGRTPRSNPATYTGVFGDIRDLFAGLPESKVRGYKPGRYSFNVKGGRCEACAGDGIIKIEMHFLPDVYVQCDVCHGARYNRETLEVLYKGKSIADVLNMTVEQAVEFLGAIPRIKNKLQTLLEVGLGYITLGQSATTLSGGEAQRVKLAKELSRRATGRTIYILDEPTTGLHFEDIRKLLEVLHRLVEAGNTIVIIEHNLDVIKTADWLIDLGPEGGDRGGEVVAAGTPEQIAKVTRSWTGKFLRKML
- a CDS encoding NAD(P)/FAD-dependent oxidoreductase, which produces MSERETRKTKRVVIVGMGFGGIRAAQCLADCGLEVVLVDRNNYHLFQPLLYQVATAGLEQESIAYPVRALIRGWKNLSFRMTEVTGLSLEDRYVQTEAGGIAYDYLILAGGSETNYFGNKGVEQHAFDLKRLPDAESLRNTILGIFEQAVQVRDPELRRQLLTFVVVGGGPTGVEFAGALSELIRYVFRKDYPTLDLDESRVILLEAAPAILLAMPEKLREYAKKNLERMGVEVRCNTMVADAGPGTVTLAGGEVIVARTLFWSAGVKAAPLAGMVPGDKGPGGRIPVNPDLSLPGYDGVFVVGDMALVMQDGKPLPMVAPVAMQQGRYAARAILQREQGGQPEPFRYRDKGSMATIGRSSAVATGFGVSLSGYFAWLAWLFLHLYYLIGFRNRIVVLLNWAWYYWFHERQVRLITTPECTEPVLPKENNHG
- a CDS encoding glycoside hydrolase family 3 protein, with translation MPGLLGGCAVTPTVPGTVLSTPQSWSLERKLAQMLLIGFPGETLAPGSPIHQTVQVHGVGGVVLFDNNVDQGVTGRNITAPAQTKALTTALREAAAVPLFIAVDQEGGLVARLKERSGFPPSLSARYLGEQNRSELTRSAADSIAATLAEYGFNLNLAPVVDLNLNPDNPVIAFKERSFSADPAVVTAHAATFIASHRRHRILTCLKHFPGHGSSHHDSHLGLTDVTRSWSDGELRPYRNLIQRELCDMVMTAHTFNTAIDPDYPATLSKATIDGILRKRLGFDGVVVSDDLYMGAIMRHYRYETAVEKAINAGVDLLVVANDKAYQPDIVPRTIELLLKLVETGRIPRERIDQACRRIMALKQDRVVA
- a CDS encoding STAS domain-containing protein, which translates into the protein MEIREHREAGGIVLSIAGRMDAITTPTYEGKLHELIASGDTRVVIDFGSLDYISSAGLRALLTTAKALKAAAGEVRFARITGTVKDVFDISGFGSIFPIYPTVADALASFT
- a CDS encoding c-type heme family protein — translated: MRITAKLTLIISLLLIVLLIVLAWTSYHHDQEMLLQESVEKARTIARQIVETREHLSSVVRAEQAEQNYELIPQVAATRITQRLTKGTPYYVRQVSQRFRNPLNRPDPYEQAVLRQFADASIAERYEVVSQNGAETLRYLLPMVAEQSCLVCHGSFETAPRFVQQRFPKGHPSYNYRTGELIGAISVSVPLEALHNRILHNLAQEQALQGSILLVLVLLTGWLIHRTILAPVSRVAEGIATVTRSGTFSTRIEPRGHDEIGRLVEAFNDLMAELERRTRQRAESDERYRNFIEIAQSPIVTFLPDGKIVIANQKAEKLFGLTREELLGQCIFDFMEDPLPLRQGLEDYFSAGSSQVLGNASRQTLRDVCGRCFEVEMVVSVSQSEHEAMFSAILRLTPKGD
- a CDS encoding penicillin-binding protein 1A, whose amino-acid sequence is MSHEQKTARRIPHQRRGFFSTLLLIVVTLVVVTLLGIGGYVAFLMAKLPKVDRLADYKPPVVSQVYGDDGTLVGEFYLERRIVVPVNRMPRKLIQAFVAAEDANFYSHKGIDYIGIVRAAFKNLITMRKKEGASTITQQVTKTMLLTPEKKLSRKIKEAILAKRMEERLTKDEILYLYLNQIYLGAGAYGVEAAAETYFGKSVDQLSLAEMAILAGLPKAPNAYSPIKNLARAKERQNYVLERMVAEGYITQAEAEHARKTPLTILPGRRAMNDQVAYFLEQMRIYLESRYGEDQLYKGGLKIYTTMNAAMQRAAYESVRAGLKAVDKRQGFRGALKYLKQEEVEGYCNKVEEGIDSAALKQGDTYTGVIVGINPSKGEALVRVGDRTGLLARKGMAWAGRLNLLNNYGKPDKPSKALPLGAVVEVQVVTPDVNRQGAVFELDQTPEVQGALVSIDPTTGGIKAMIGGYDFRKSQFNRAVQAKRNAGSAFKPIIYAAALEKGFTAATVIEDSEVEYPAGLGKTWKPRNYDNTYRGPVTMREALTQSINVVSVKILERIGVDYAVEFAKRLGFTSKIEPNLSLALGAASVSPLELTSAYTAFANKGVYLRPFSIVKVTDNAGTILEQRPAQVVPPPPPAVPTEAVDGQQPAVPAPPKQPALPSDGAPLVPPPSQATTPEVAYLITNLMESVVQSGTGHRAAAIKRPVAGKTGTTNEMKDAWFIGYVPQLVTGVWVGFDNQERSLGSGGSGGLAAAPIWADFMMKAVAGMPVQAFETPESVSMVRVNARSGKLARGSEGVQESFIKGTEPTAYEGE
- a CDS encoding L,D-transpeptidase family protein; protein product: MNYRLLLTLLLLLHLTAAAIAADTDLRTETMDMLVHLRQDGAHKRFPDEMRSLDETMATADLYHRTGDTENAERHYRLAAQKGLLIRQHLTAALPQPLVQQPASSAISNQPSEELQPPPPEEPVTSNRLVGTIGEYRVVKGDTLRIVAAKLGVSRGQLATMNDLSSTAKLAIGQVLRYNNRRIVPEHRLKDGIIINIPDRMLYLFQKGKLAFSTPVALGTPTKTEQFVWQTPTGRFKILAKDKDPTWTVPPSIQEEMRLEGKEVITSVPPGPENPLGKYAIKTSLPGILIHSTTKPWSIYTFASHGCIRVYPERMEELFKLVRVNTTGEIIYRPVKLVTTEGGRVFMEVHGDIYEKTKGIEREAHSLIRSRGLADRVDWKKIKRVISRKSGIAEEITRDTVESAQTEVPDHSPS